One window of the Cydia fagiglandana chromosome 22, ilCydFagi1.1, whole genome shotgun sequence genome contains the following:
- the LOC134675623 gene encoding vitellogenin-like, with the protein MKLLVLAALVAVVASGRHGLANQNNEGPWQTGKLYSYEVLSSTLARLEEGASTGGAFRARFTVRARAPGRLQARLEQPQHAQIHQDLPNTWALPADLKYQDVDNLNQIFEIYLDGGRVKSLKLPTSVSLQNENLLKGLISALQLDLSAHRIQHSVHDHLDQQTQQGLYRKMETDVTGDCETLYAILPVAAEWRRELPNFSDLKEEPFEVTKSRDYRHCHHRVAYHFGVPHGVQWTGTPEKPQDEQFMKQKMFTRILVGKEGPIYKSETTSTVHVNPHLYGKQKAEVRSKVVLTLVKYEQDNEAEWQVPEGRVIKNLLYAMNSKQVTIQDSSSSESSSSESHEHQHRHLYNHESQQNEDNEGEDKLNRVRRSYKKHVTVNKVLIKRSDEDKSWDSDSTSAYVNDDMPNINEPAYAALYMSPLPRVDKKQNPMNAQKLIQEIAQLLQNPNNMPKSDFLSKFNILVRVIAAMSSEQLSQTSRSIEVAKSSNNILKSDMWMIYRDAVAQAGTLPAFQQIKSWIVNKKIQGEEAAQVIASLPATLRYPTKDVMIQFFKLAMSDEVKEQKYLNTTALIAATRLINHAQVNNETAHKYYPTHMYGRLANKYDKFVLEEILPRLSQELQQAITNNDNHKAQVYIKAIGTLGHRSILDVFAPYLEGKVPVSTYLRAQMVLNLDVLAHERDHFVRSALYSILRNTAEPYEVRVSAILNIFMTRPTVAMMQAMAEMTQKDPSLYVRAALKESIQTAAELKDPRYLTLARTAQAAQPSLTKDDFGSLNLAKKFGEYFGRDEFGMMNVMSYVSSEESLFPKTWRYSWKSRAYGYPRMNTIAASFSNYRQFIDLLVQKMTTERQTAPQSAELKYSAEKIAEMLNIKHDSQKPLLASFFIDFMNQQRYYSLTQDDMDRLPALLGEYLSNLNKGYDIHYTKVFNQAQVSIMFPLASGMPFIYKYKEPTVVHIQTKSKGQINIPSIRNREYSMKQDNEIQFTYARNIEGSVGFLNTLDGHFVSAGIVTKHQVNAAAKVQMEAKAGEVKIRLEPLRPEQDTTIAYFSVWPYTANQKKDSLTPVSLDPTTKVITRRNKVMSVDYKFGQSTGTQFQLQGYSYSNDYRNFGTMMQGQDLLSNIIFALNQRDVAMTHLNFRYIGKQSQTKAIAITVAYDTLYNQKEPEVPIVASEIGDVTPISATRRQEIVKRAVAGIKYARAQIIDLSATFEGPQKAEYMLTAAVGDSKVDPKIRYAFFAARNSAKYGNNQINSVGKLNKPVASALNFVEALQKELKASFEMDFNLGQKNGNIQIKGSAERTKKATEEIQQSPWAKQSVQEIARNNYYQEASRMMIEMAYAPTHVQASVSYKDLSPAVINMTYQAYKALTTYGYWYSDINIMKKSAEGKLDFDAEAFYLDNYLNLNMISRYGHLKMNNVPIPKTSAAALSFYEPVNAYERVLNRFTRQQYLPYCSVDGSKIRTFSNRSYDYTLTRSWHVVVQDNAKYAGQQGVSNEQLVILARRPEEKKQEIYVSYKSDTGNYLEMEVQPAASLNLKEGLKVTTNGKKVSDGDFTMYWDEAKDAPLLYYYNNDGAWMFVIGDDRLRGIYDGQRLVIWASKNRNTIRGVCGYMSGEPRDDYLTQYGIVDKPELYAAAFALNTENADSHTQQLSNQVREQAYKPHYHFTSILRSDDKWRQEMESSDEDRSNIVYRARSFQKQQGPCHMEKQVQYYQTDKEICISTVQVPACEKHCRGLNYQVRPVQVVCRPAVDPQFQNYRNQIQRGENPQVSGQQKATQYRVPSSCQG; encoded by the exons ATGAAACTATTGGTTTTGGCGGCCCTTGTCG CGGTCGTCGCGTCAGGTCGACATGGCTTAGCCAATCAGAACAACGAAGGCCCCTGGCAGACCGGGAAGCTGTACAGTTACGAGGTCCTCTCTAGCACCCTCGCACGCCTCGAGGAGGGCGCCAGCACCGGCGGCGCCTTCCGCGCTCGCTTCACCGTCCGCGCGCGCGCCCCCGGCCGCCTCCAAGCCCGCCTCGAGCAGCCCCAGCATGCCCAGATCCACCAGGACCTCCCCAACACCTGGGCTCTCCCTGCCGACCTCAAATACCAGGACGTTGACAACCTTAACCAAATCTTCGAGATCTATCTCGATGGTGGCCGTGTCAAGTCACTAAAACTCCCAACCTCTGTCTCCCTTCAAAATGAGAATCTGCTCAAAGGTCTCATCAGCGCCCTCCAACTAGACTTGTCTGCTCATAGGATCCAGCATTCCGTGCATGATCATCTTGACCAACAAACTCAGCAGGGCCTGTACAGGAAGATGGAGACTGACGTCACGGGTGACTGTGAAACATTGTACGCTATCCTGCCTGTCGCTGCCGAATGGCGCCGAGAACTCCCCAACTTTTCCGATCTCAAGGAAGAGCCTTTCGAAGTCACCAAGAGCAGAGACTATAGACACTGCCACCACAGAGTCGCGTACCACTTTGGAGTGCCCCATGGAGTCCAGTGGACCGGAACCCCGGAGAAACCTCAAGACGAGCAGTTCATGAAGCAGAAAATGTTCACTCGCATCCTCGTCGGCAAGGAGGGTCCTATTTACAAGTCTGAGACCACCAGCACAGTTCACGTTAACCCCCATCTTTACGGCAAGCAGAAGGCTGAGGTACGCAGCAAGGTTGTGCTGACTTTAGTCAAGTACGAACAGGACAATGAAGCCGAATGGCAGGTACCTGAAGGGCGCGTCATCAAGAACCTCCTGTACGCAATGAACTCCAAGCAAGTCACTATCCAGGACTCATCGTCTTCCGAATCATCGTCATCGGAATCTCACGAGCACCAGCACCGTCACCTTTACAACCATGAAAGCCAGCAGAATGAGGATAACGAAGGAGAGGACAAGCTGAACAGAGTACGCCGTTCCTACAAGAAACACGTGACCGTCAACAAGGTGCTCATCAAGCGCAGCGATGAAGACAAGTCCTGGGACTCTGACTCGACGTCAGCGTACGTCAACGATGACATGCCTAACATCAATGAGCCCGCCTACGCTGCCCTATACATGAGCCCCCTGCCCCGCGTGGACAAGAAGCAGAACCCGATGAACGCCCAGAAGCTCATCCAAGAAATCGCGCAGCTACTCCAGAACCCTAACAACATGCCCAAGAGCGACTTCCTCTCCAAGTTCAACATCTTGGTGCGCGTCATTGCCGCCATGAGCTCGGAACAACTCAGCCAGACAAGTCGCAGCATTGAAGTTGCCAAGTCTTCCAACAACATCCTGAAGTCAGACATGTGGATGATCTACCGCGATGCTGTTGCCCAAGCGGGCACCTTACCGGCCTTCCAGCAGATCAAATCCTGGATCGTGAATAAGAAGATTCAAGGAGAGGAGGCCGCTCAGGTCATCGCTTCCCTACCCGCTACTCTGCGTTACCCGACTAAGGACGTCATGATTCAGTTCTTCAAGCTGGCCATGAGTGATGAGGTTAAGGAGCAGAAGTACTTGAACACGACTGCTCTGATCGCCGCCACCAGACTTATCAACCACGCCCAAGTAAACAACGAGACTGCCCACAAATACTATCCCACTCACATGTACGGCCGTCTCGCCAACAAGTACGACAAGTTCGTTCTCGAGGAGATCCTGCCGCGTCTGAGCCAAGAGCTGCAGCAAGCGATCACAAACAACGACAACCACAAAGCTCAGGTCTACATCAAGGCCATCGGTACTCTCGGCCACCGTAGCATCTTGGATGTCTTCGCTCCGTACTTGGAAGGCAAGGTCCCAGTGTCGACCTACCTCCGTGCCCAGATGGTGTTGAACCTGGACGTGCTAGCTCACGAGAGGGATCACTTCGTGCGTTCTGCTCTGTACAGTATCCTGAGAAACACTGCTGAGCCGTACGAAGTGCGCGTGTCAGCGATCCTAAACATCTTCATGACTCGTCCGACGGTTGCGATGATgcaggcgatggctgagatgacCCAGAAGGACCCAAGCTTGTACGTCCGCGCTGCGCTTAAGGAAAGCATCCAGACTGCTGCTGAACTTAAGGATCCGCGTTATCTGACCct CGCCAGAACCGCCCAAGCCGCCCAACCTTCCCTCACCAAAGACGACTTCGGAAGCCTCAACCTGGCTAAGAAGTTCGGCGAGTATTTCGGCAGAGACGAGTTTGGCATGATGAACGTCATGTCGTACGTCAGCAGCGAGGAGTCGCTGTTCCCGAAGACCTGGAGGTACTCGTGGAAGAGCAGGGCCTATGGATATCCTAGGATGAACACG ATTGCCGCATCCTTCTCGAACTACCGTCAATTCATCGATCTGCTTGTGCAAAAAATGACCACAGAGAGACAGACCGCTCCCCAATCAGCCGAGCTCAAATACTCCGCTGAAAAGATCGCTGAAATGCTGAACATCAAGCACGACTCCCAGAAACCTCTACTGGCTTCCTTCTTCATCGACTTCATGAACCAGCAGAGATATTACAGCCTGACTCAAGATGACATGGACCGACTCCCAGCCCTCCTCGGAGAGTACTTGTCTAATCTCAACAAGGGTTACGATATCCACTACACCAAGGTCTTCAACCAGGCTCAGGTCTCCATCATGTTCCCTCTCGCCTCCGGCATGCCTTTCATCTACAAATACAAGGAGCCTACCGTTGTTCACATCCAGACTAAATCTAAGGGCCAAATCAACATCCCGTCTATCCGGAACCGTGAATATTCCATGAAGCAAGATAATGAAATACAGTTCACATACGCCAGAAACATTGAGGGTAGCGTCGGTTTCTTGAATACGCTGGACGGCCATTTTGTCAGCGCGGGCATTGTCACCAAACACCAGGTTAACGCTGCCGCAAAGGTCCAAATGGAAGCCAAAGCTGGAGAGGTTAAAATCCGTCTGGAACCCCTCCGCCCTGAGCAGGACACCACGATCGCTTACTTCAGCGTGTGGCCTTACACGGCCAATCAGAAGAAGGACTCGCTGACTCCAGTATCCCTCGACCCGACCACGAAAGTCATCACGCGTAGAAACAAAGTGATGTCTGTTGACTACAAGTTCGGACAGAGCACTGGCACCCAGTTCCAGCTGCAAGGATACTCGTATTCCAACGACTACAGGAACTTCGGAACCATGATGCAGGGCCAGGATCTGCTGTCGAATATCATCTTCGCTCTGAACCAGAGAGACGTTGCCATGACGCACTTGAACTTCAGATATATTGGAAAGCAGTCCCAAACCAAAGCTATTGCTATCACCGTTGCTTACG ACACTCTCTACAACCAAAAAGAGCCCGAAGTTCCTATAGTAGCGTCCGAAATCGGAGACGTTACCCCTATTAGTGCAACCCGCCGTCAAGAGATCGTGAAGCGTGCTGTAGCTGGCATCAAGTACGCCAGAGCTCAGATTATCGACCTCAGCGCCACCTTCGAGGGACCCCAGAAAGCTGAATACATGCTTACCGCCGCCGTTGGCGATAGCAAAGTTGATCCCAAGATCAGATACGCTTTCTTCGCAGCCAGAAACTCGGCCAAATACGGAAACAACCAGATCAACTCTGTCGGAAAATTAAACAAGCCGGTGGCATCCGCTTTGAACTTCGTTGAAGCCCTGCAGAAGGAACTGAAGGCCAGTTTTGAAATGGACTTCAACCTCGGCCAGAAGAACGGAAATATCCAGATCAAGGGATCAGCTGAGCGCACCAAAAAAGCCACTGAGGAGATCCAACAGAGCCCCTGGGCCAAGCAGAGCGTCCAAGAAATCGCCCGCAACAACTACTACCAGGAGGCCAGCAGAATGATGATCGAAATGGCGTACGCTCCTACTCACGTTCAGGCTTCGGTATCCTACAAAGATTTAAGCCCTGCCGTTATTAACATGACCTACCAAGCTTACAAGGCATTGACCACCTACGGTTACTGGTATTCTGATATCAACATAATGAAAAAATCCGCGGAGGGTAAACTCGATTTCGATGCGGAGGCGTTCTACTTGGACAACTACCTGAACTTAAACATGATTTCACGATACGGCCATCTTAAGATGAACAACGTACCAATCCCCAAGACCAGCGCTGCTGCTTTATCGTTCTACGAGCCGGTGAATGCTTACGAACGCGTTCTTAATCGCTTCACCAGGCAACAATACCTGC CCTACTGCAGCGTTGACGGCTCAAAGATCAGGACGTTCAGCAACCGTAGCTACGACTACACCCTGACCAGGTCCTGGCACGTGGTGGTCCAGGACAACGCCAAGTACGCTGGACAGCAGGGCGTGAGCAACGAGCAGCTCGTCATCCTGGCCAGGAGGCCTGAGGAGAAGAAGCAGGAGATCTATGTTTCGTACAA GTCTGACACCGGCAATTACTTGGAAATGGAAGTCCAGCCTGCTGCTAGTCTCAACTTGAAGGAAGGATTGAAAGTCACCACCAATGGCAAGAAAGTCTCCGATGGTGACTTCACCATGTACTGGGACGAAGCCAAAGACGCCCCTCTTCTGTATTACTACAATAACGACGGTGCGTGGATGTTCGTGATTGGAGACGACCGTCTACGCGGCATCTACGACGGCCAGAGACTCGTGATCTGGGCGAGCAAGAATCGTAACACCATCAGGGGAGTGTGCGGATACATGAGCGGCGAGCCCCGCGACGATTACCTTACCCAGTACGGTATCGTTGACAAACCTGAGCTCTATGCTGCTGCCTTCGCACTGAACACTGAGAACGCTGATTCTCACACCCAGCAACTGTCAAACCAAGTTCGCGAACAGGCCTACAAACCCCACTATCACTTTACATCTATTCTCCGATCAGACGACAAATGGAGACAAGAAATGGAGTCCTCAGACGAGGACCGTAGCAACATCGTGTACAGAGCTCGCAGCTTCCAGAAGCAACAAGGACCTTGCCACATGGAAAAGCAAGTGCAGTACTATCAGACCGACAAGGAAATTTGCATTTCCACGGTCCAGGTGCCCGCCTGTGAGAAGCATTGCAGAGGTCTGAACTACCAGGTCCGACCTGTCCAGGTCGTCTGCCGGCCAGCAGTTGATCCGCAGTTCCAAAACTACAGAAACCAGATACAGAGAGGAGAGAACCCTCAAGTAAGCGGACAGCAGAAAGCTACTCAGTACAGGGTTCCCAGTTCTTGCCagggttaa